The uncultured Cohaesibacter sp. genome window below encodes:
- the cbiE gene encoding precorrin-6y C5,15-methyltransferase (decarboxylating) subunit CbiE, whose translation MNTEQTSPWLSVIGIGANGVDDLGELAWQLIAEADVIYGGRRHLAMLPDDLTANALRKGWPTPFAHAFDELEALRGQNVVVLASGDPMYFGIGGTLSRHFSRADMRILPYPGTFSFAASRLGWPLDKTAKLTIHGRSIQTLMPHYLPGARLLVLSRDGASPREAAEHLCARGIHDAELTVLERLGSDRERIVTLNAQTLAIGSEDHYFADLNVLAIALPDHLDRWFSQQPGLPDDAFEHDGKMTKQDIRASALAKLMPHPGALLWDVGTGCGSVAIEWLRCHRSCRAIGIEPQEKRRALAKHNATFLGVPSLKLIAATAPEGLQGEEAPDAVFIGGGLSPKVVDFCLERLKPGGRLVAHAVTLGSERLLMECFETHGGELTRLAISKATPVGPYFGWKSSMPVTQWAFTKAAKDKNETKCQ comes from the coding sequence ATGAACACAGAACAGACCAGCCCCTGGCTCAGCGTGATTGGCATTGGTGCCAACGGGGTTGATGACCTTGGCGAACTGGCGTGGCAACTCATTGCCGAAGCTGATGTGATCTATGGTGGTCGGCGTCATCTGGCGATGTTGCCCGATGATCTGACGGCCAATGCGCTCCGCAAGGGCTGGCCGACGCCCTTTGCCCATGCCTTTGACGAACTGGAAGCCTTGCGCGGTCAGAATGTCGTTGTGCTAGCCAGTGGCGATCCGATGTATTTCGGTATTGGCGGCACACTGTCGCGACACTTCTCCCGTGCAGACATGCGCATCCTGCCTTATCCGGGAACGTTCAGCTTTGCCGCCAGTCGGCTGGGTTGGCCCCTCGACAAGACGGCCAAGCTGACCATTCATGGCCGCAGCATCCAGACGCTGATGCCCCACTATCTGCCCGGAGCACGCCTCTTGGTGCTCTCCCGCGATGGTGCTTCCCCAAGGGAGGCGGCAGAGCATCTATGCGCCCGTGGTATCCATGACGCGGAGCTGACTGTGCTTGAGCGTCTGGGCAGTGACAGGGAACGCATCGTGACCCTGAACGCGCAGACATTGGCGATCGGCAGCGAAGACCATTATTTTGCCGATCTCAACGTGCTGGCGATTGCGCTGCCAGACCATCTGGATCGCTGGTTCTCGCAGCAGCCCGGCCTGCCTGACGATGCTTTCGAGCATGACGGCAAGATGACCAAACAGGACATCCGCGCCAGTGCCCTGGCCAAGCTGATGCCCCATCCCGGTGCGCTCTTGTGGGATGTCGGCACTGGTTGCGGCTCTGTCGCCATCGAATGGCTGCGCTGCCATCGCTCCTGTCGTGCCATTGGCATTGAGCCGCAGGAAAAGCGTCGGGCGCTCGCCAAACACAATGCCACCTTCCTTGGCGTTCCGTCCCTCAAGCTCATCGCCGCCACGGCACCGGAAGGGCTCCAGGGCGAGGAGGCCCCGGATGCCGTTTTCATCGGTGGCGGCCTGTCCCCGAAGGTTGTCGACTTTTGCCTTGAGCGCCTCAAACCCGGCGGCCGTCTGGTTGCCCATGCCGTCACCCTTGGTTCCGAACGCCTGCTGATGGAGTGTTTCGAGACCCATGGTGGCGAACTGACCAGACTGGCAATTTCCAAGGCCACGCCTGTAGGACCCTATTTCGGTTGGAAATCTTCCATGCCGGTTACGCAATGGGCTTTCACCAAAGCCGCCAAAGACAAGAACGAGACCAAGTGCCAATGA
- the cobI gene encoding precorrin-2 C(20)-methyltransferase, translating to MNKTTKGTLYGVGVGPGDPELLTLKAARLIRNAAIIAYPAPEGGDSFARDIAREHIAEGTKEISIAVPMRPERKAAQDAYDAGAVDVRAELEAGHDVVFLCEGDPFFYGTFMYLYDRLAGEFATEIIPGVTSIVACACRLKQPLVSRNDVLTVLAGPMSDEELEARLSLGGSFAIMKVGRHLPRLRALIDRLGLMTRAGYVERATLDNEKALPLAELDEATAPYFSMILIYDGDEAWKN from the coding sequence ATGAACAAGACGACAAAAGGCACCCTTTACGGGGTCGGTGTCGGCCCCGGCGATCCGGAGCTGCTGACCCTGAAGGCCGCCCGACTGATCCGCAATGCTGCCATCATCGCCTATCCGGCTCCGGAAGGTGGCGACAGCTTTGCCCGCGACATTGCCCGTGAGCATATCGCCGAAGGCACCAAGGAAATCTCCATTGCCGTTCCCATGCGCCCCGAGCGCAAGGCTGCGCAGGACGCCTATGATGCTGGCGCTGTGGACGTCCGCGCCGAGCTGGAGGCGGGCCACGACGTGGTGTTCCTCTGCGAGGGCGACCCTTTCTTCTATGGCACTTTCATGTATCTCTATGACCGGCTGGCAGGTGAGTTTGCAACGGAGATCATCCCCGGGGTTACCTCCATTGTTGCCTGTGCCTGCCGTCTCAAGCAACCACTCGTCAGCCGCAATGACGTGTTGACGGTGCTGGCCGGGCCGATGTCTGACGAAGAACTGGAAGCGCGTTTGTCACTTGGCGGTTCCTTCGCCATCATGAAGGTCGGGCGTCATTTGCCGCGCCTGCGGGCTCTCATCGATAGGCTCGGGCTGATGACACGTGCAGGCTATGTCGAGCGGGCAACCCTTGACAATGAAAAGGCTCTGCCGCTGGCCGAACTGGATGAAGCCACCGCCCCCTATTTCTCGATGATCCTGATCTATGACGGAGATGAAGCATGGAAAAACTGA
- the cobJ gene encoding precorrin-3B C(17)-methyltransferase, producing MEKLIPVTVVCPSAAASGLAVSIRDALKRAGHPVELHGKGEIEGFDVAFADSLAHLKGLFAERRAIVALYASGIIIRALAPLLDSKFDEPPVLVVARDGTSVVPLLGGHHGANDLARLLAEALKAHAAVTTAGDCRYHLALDNPPKGWKLQHARKAATVMARVVDGEAVSVSSDLDWLDGSDLARADQAPISLQASFAPVPEESAATSLTYSPQKLVVGVGCERGVAAADLIGHIEMVLANNSLAPEAIGLLASIDVKMDEAAIHAAAAHFGVPARFFTAEELEAQKDRLKTPSEVVFAEVGCHGVAEGAALAAVGAEGALLVTKVKSGKATCAIGLSPRPFTAQLPGKKRGSLAVIGIGPGTPYWRTPQATSLIAQAEKLVGYKFYLDLLGPMADDERRCDFPMGSEKDRCRYALEEAGKGHDVALICSGDGGIYAMGALVMELLDRDADNGGVSDDAKRVALIHVPGISALQAASARFGALLGHDFCTISLSDLLTPWETIEQRVRAATDGDFVIAFYNPVSMKRRTQLLRAKEILLTQRPGSTPVLLASNLGRPDEELKIRTLETLDIEEVDMLTVVLVGSSQSRALRSGDRSVGDNGWMAYTPRGYAKRIDGENRE from the coding sequence ATGGAAAAACTGATCCCCGTTACGGTTGTCTGCCCGAGCGCAGCCGCCAGCGGGCTGGCTGTCTCCATCAGGGACGCTCTCAAACGCGCCGGTCACCCTGTGGAGCTGCACGGCAAGGGCGAAATCGAGGGTTTTGATGTCGCGTTCGCCGACAGTCTTGCCCATCTCAAGGGGCTGTTCGCCGAGCGGCGGGCAATTGTTGCGCTCTACGCCAGCGGCATCATCATTCGTGCTCTGGCTCCGCTGCTCGACAGCAAGTTCGACGAACCGCCGGTGCTGGTCGTTGCCCGCGATGGCACCTCCGTTGTGCCGCTTTTGGGCGGTCATCACGGCGCCAATGATCTGGCTCGGCTGCTGGCCGAAGCCCTCAAGGCGCATGCGGCCGTGACCACTGCCGGGGATTGCCGCTATCATCTGGCGCTCGACAATCCGCCCAAGGGCTGGAAGCTGCAACATGCCAGAAAGGCCGCCACCGTCATGGCGCGGGTCGTGGACGGGGAGGCGGTGTCCGTTTCCTCCGATCTGGACTGGCTCGATGGCAGTGATCTGGCCCGCGCCGATCAGGCGCCCATCAGCCTTCAGGCAAGCTTTGCTCCTGTGCCAGAGGAAAGCGCCGCAACAAGCCTTACCTACAGTCCGCAAAAACTGGTGGTCGGCGTCGGTTGTGAACGTGGCGTCGCGGCGGCTGATCTCATCGGCCATATAGAGATGGTTCTTGCCAACAACAGCCTTGCCCCGGAAGCGATCGGTCTTCTGGCATCCATTGACGTAAAGATGGACGAAGCTGCCATTCACGCCGCGGCGGCCCACTTCGGGGTTCCTGCCCGGTTCTTTACGGCAGAAGAGCTTGAAGCCCAGAAAGACCGTTTGAAGACACCGTCCGAGGTGGTCTTTGCCGAGGTCGGCTGCCACGGCGTGGCCGAAGGGGCAGCTCTTGCTGCGGTGGGCGCTGAAGGGGCGCTGCTGGTGACCAAGGTCAAATCCGGCAAGGCCACCTGCGCCATTGGGCTTTCCCCACGCCCGTTCACAGCTCAGCTGCCGGGCAAGAAACGCGGCTCGCTGGCTGTCATCGGCATTGGTCCCGGTACGCCTTATTGGCGTACGCCGCAGGCCACGAGCCTCATCGCGCAGGCTGAAAAGCTGGTCGGCTATAAATTCTATCTCGATCTGCTCGGCCCGATGGCCGACGATGAACGCCGGTGCGATTTCCCCATGGGCAGCGAGAAGGATCGTTGCCGCTATGCGCTGGAAGAAGCTGGCAAGGGCCATGACGTGGCGCTGATCTGCTCGGGCGATGGTGGCATCTATGCCATGGGCGCGCTGGTCATGGAATTGCTCGACCGCGATGCCGACAATGGTGGCGTGTCCGATGATGCCAAGCGGGTGGCGCTCATCCATGTACCGGGCATCTCGGCGTTGCAGGCCGCTTCCGCCCGGTTCGGAGCCTTGCTGGGCCACGATTTCTGCACCATCTCGCTTTCGGATCTGCTAACGCCGTGGGAAACCATCGAACAGCGGGTGCGGGCGGCAACAGACGGAGACTTCGTCATCGCCTTCTATAACCCGGTATCGATGAAACGCCGGACCCAATTGCTGAGGGCAAAGGAAATCCTGCTTACTCAGCGCCCGGGCTCGACGCCGGTCCTGCTGGCTTCCAACCTTGGCCGCCCTGATGAAGAATTGAAGATACGGACCCTCGAAACGCTCGACATCGAGGAAGTCGACATGCTGACAGTGGTGCTGGTCGGGTCTTCCCAGTCCCGGGCCTTGCGGTCGGGTGATCGCTCGGTTGGCGACAACGGCTGGATGGCCTACACCCCGCGCGGATATGCAAAGAGAATTGACGGAGAGAACAGGGAATGA
- the cobM gene encoding precorrin-4 C(11)-methyltransferase, translating into MTVYFIGAGPGAPDLITVRGLKLIQRCPVCLYAGSLVPEATVAEAPEGALVKDTAAMNLDEIMEDIKLAHAEGKDVARVHSGDPSIYGAIAEQMRRLNALAIPYEVVPGVPAFAAAAAALGTELTIPGIAQSIILTRTAMKSSSMPERESLDILGQSGATMAIHLSVRNAAHIERELIPHYGEDCPAIIAYRVGWPDQMFIRATLGTLKEKIRASKLTRTALILVGLALGAQDFEESKLYDADFEHILRLPKKANKKG; encoded by the coding sequence ATGACTGTCTATTTCATCGGAGCCGGTCCCGGAGCGCCGGACCTTATCACAGTGCGCGGATTGAAACTCATCCAGCGCTGCCCGGTCTGTCTTTATGCGGGTTCTCTCGTGCCCGAGGCAACGGTTGCCGAAGCCCCCGAAGGCGCACTGGTCAAGGATACCGCCGCAATGAACCTTGATGAAATTATGGAGGACATCAAACTGGCCCATGCCGAAGGCAAGGACGTGGCCCGGGTGCATTCGGGCGACCCGTCGATCTATGGCGCGATTGCCGAACAGATGCGGCGGCTCAATGCGCTGGCCATCCCCTATGAGGTCGTGCCCGGCGTTCCGGCCTTTGCGGCGGCAGCGGCAGCGCTTGGCACCGAGTTGACCATCCCCGGCATTGCACAGAGCATCATCCTCACCCGCACTGCCATGAAGTCTTCGTCGATGCCGGAACGGGAAAGCCTGGATATCCTCGGTCAGTCCGGCGCGACCATGGCAATCCACCTTTCGGTCCGCAATGCTGCCCATATCGAGCGGGAACTGATCCCGCATTATGGCGAGGACTGCCCCGCCATCATCGCCTACCGGGTCGGTTGGCCGGACCAGATGTTCATCCGGGCAACACTCGGCACGCTCAAGGAGAAGATCCGCGCGTCCAAGCTGACCCGTACCGCGCTCATTCTGGTGGGACTGGCGCTCGGGGCTCAGGACTTTGAGGAGTCAAAGCTCTATGACGCGGACTTTGAACATATCCTGCGTCTGCCGAAAAAGGCAAACAAGAAGGGCTGA
- a CDS encoding cobyrinate a,c-diamide synthase yields the protein MCSATDQPRGLILAASSSNAGKTTLSLGLQRLLVRCGLAIAPAKCGPDYIDPAFHAVASGRASINLDPWAMTTEDLTARAATQAQTADLLFVEGVMGLFDGAVNGQGSTATLAQALGLPVILVLDVKGQAQTAAAIAKGISSYDPNVTIGGVLLNRVGSAAHEHLLREAFASVDLPIVGAVRGSEQLQLPSRHLGLVQAGEHDALDDMIDRIADHMAPDVDLDRILGIASEVTAKQEGAAPLQRLAPLGQRIAIARDEAFSFIYPHLLNDWQDQGAELSFFSPLADEAPAEDINAIYLPGGYPELHLERLATANAFRDAMQTAAAKSALIFGECGGYMTLGRSIISADGVEVPMLGLLPITTSFADTKLSLGYRKLSHRSALPWGAELAAHEFHYATILAMDEAAPLFAARTAADRELPSMGQRVGSVHGSFAHIIAPLKTTY from the coding sequence ATGTGCAGTGCCACCGACCAGCCCAGAGGCCTGATTCTTGCGGCCAGCAGCTCCAATGCGGGCAAGACCACCCTTTCTCTGGGTCTACAACGTCTCCTCGTGCGGTGCGGGCTTGCCATTGCTCCGGCAAAATGCGGCCCGGATTATATCGACCCGGCTTTTCATGCAGTGGCGTCCGGTCGCGCCTCGATCAATCTGGACCCATGGGCCATGACCACCGAAGACCTCACCGCGCGGGCAGCCACCCAAGCGCAAACGGCGGACCTGCTGTTTGTCGAAGGCGTGATGGGGTTGTTCGATGGCGCAGTCAATGGGCAGGGTTCCACTGCAACGCTCGCTCAGGCTCTCGGGCTACCGGTTATCCTTGTCCTTGACGTCAAGGGGCAGGCCCAAACCGCAGCGGCCATTGCCAAGGGTATCAGTTCCTACGACCCGAATGTCACGATTGGCGGTGTTCTGCTCAACCGTGTCGGCTCAGCGGCGCACGAACATCTGCTGCGAGAGGCATTTGCTTCCGTTGATCTGCCGATAGTCGGCGCCGTGCGCGGATCCGAACAGTTGCAGCTGCCTTCCCGCCATCTCGGGCTTGTCCAGGCGGGCGAACACGATGCGCTTGACGACATGATCGACCGGATCGCTGATCATATGGCTCCGGATGTGGATCTTGATCGCATTCTCGGCATTGCGTCAGAGGTCACAGCCAAGCAAGAAGGAGCTGCCCCACTCCAGCGTCTGGCTCCCCTTGGACAGCGTATTGCCATTGCTCGCGACGAGGCCTTCAGTTTCATCTATCCCCATCTCCTCAACGACTGGCAGGATCAGGGGGCCGAACTGTCGTTCTTCTCTCCCCTTGCGGATGAGGCTCCCGCAGAAGATATCAATGCCATCTATCTTCCGGGCGGTTATCCGGAATTGCATCTCGAGCGGCTTGCCACTGCCAATGCCTTCCGGGACGCCATGCAAACGGCTGCCGCAAAAAGCGCGCTGATTTTCGGGGAATGCGGTGGCTATATGACCCTTGGGCGCTCGATCATTTCCGCTGATGGGGTCGAAGTGCCGATGCTTGGCCTGTTGCCGATCACCACCAGCTTTGCCGATACCAAGCTGTCGCTTGGCTATCGCAAGCTCTCGCACCGATCGGCTTTGCCATGGGGGGCTGAGCTTGCCGCCCATGAGTTCCACTATGCAACCATCCTGGCGATGGACGAGGCCGCGCCACTGTTTGCAGCCCGGACCGCCGCTGACAGGGAGCTACCATCAATGGGGCAACGGGTCGGATCCGTTCACGGCTCCTTTGCCCATATCATCGCCCCATTGAAAACCACGTATTGA
- the cobA gene encoding uroporphyrinogen-III C-methyltransferase: MQNSTPPDPYSQILFDGLPEFEPGWVWLVGGGPGDRGLLTLHAVNALRQADAIVYDALVDEALLSFARPDVIVEFAGKRGGRPSSKQKDINLRLIELAKEGKRVLRFKGGDPFIFGRGGEEALQLVEAGVPFRVVPGITAGIGGLCYAGIPATHRDINQSVTFLTGHDHTGEMPTALNWDGIAKGSQVIVMYMAMKHLHGITKKLLDAGRDPEEGAAVICNATTPQQEVLTSTLAHIADDALNSSMNPPAIIVIGNVVKLRDGLDWLGFASEGKHLVSDPLHSKS, translated from the coding sequence ATGCAGAATTCCACGCCCCCGGATCCCTACAGCCAAATCCTCTTTGATGGACTGCCCGAGTTCGAACCTGGCTGGGTCTGGCTGGTTGGTGGCGGGCCAGGAGATCGCGGTCTTCTCACCCTTCACGCGGTCAATGCCTTGCGACAGGCCGATGCGATTGTCTATGACGCTCTGGTCGATGAGGCGCTGTTGTCCTTTGCCCGTCCCGACGTGATTGTCGAGTTTGCGGGCAAGCGCGGCGGTCGCCCCTCCTCCAAGCAGAAGGATATCAATCTGCGCCTGATCGAGCTGGCAAAGGAAGGCAAACGGGTGCTGCGTTTCAAGGGTGGCGATCCGTTCATTTTCGGGCGCGGCGGCGAGGAAGCCCTGCAACTGGTCGAGGCCGGTGTCCCTTTCCGTGTGGTTCCCGGCATCACTGCAGGGATCGGCGGTCTGTGCTATGCCGGCATTCCGGCCACCCACCGAGACATCAACCAGTCTGTCACCTTCCTTACCGGCCATGATCATACCGGCGAAATGCCAACCGCCCTCAACTGGGATGGCATCGCCAAGGGCTCGCAGGTGATTGTCATGTATATGGCCATGAAGCATCTGCACGGCATTACCAAGAAACTGTTGGACGCAGGACGCGACCCGGAAGAAGGCGCAGCGGTCATCTGCAATGCGACCACTCCGCAACAGGAAGTGCTGACCTCGACGCTTGCCCATATTGCGGACGATGCACTCAACTCGAGCATGAATCCTCCGGCGATTATCGTGATCGGCAATGTGGTCAAGTTGCGCGATGGTCTGGACTGGCTCGGCTTTGCCTCCGAGGGCAAGCATCTTGTCTCCGATCCTCTTCACAGCAAATCCTGA
- a CDS encoding cobalt-precorrin-5B (C(1))-methyltransferase: MTDYTEKAPDEGNLRRGWTTGACATAATKAALNALVTSHFPDPVSIVLPKGQEPSFVLDCETLEEDYAEAGIIKDAGDDPDVTHGALILSKVRFGPEGAGVRFFAGEGVGMVTRPGLPIAVGEPAINPVPRQLMCEVVQALAAEHDFAPDVDITISVRNGEKLAKHTWNPRLGIVGGLSILGTTGIVVPFSCSAWIHSIQRGIDVARAEGQGHVAGCTGSTSEKTVRGLFDLPDYAMIDMGDFVGGMLKYLRRNPVARVTIGGGFAKLTKLAQGHMDLHSGRSQVDFDWLADRIASLGGDAELVAQTRQANTALAVLQLCDVAGVSIVPLVASEAQRAAFRILGPCAIALDIVVIARDGTLLGQSEILTYDQLEPAP; the protein is encoded by the coding sequence ATGACAGATTACACTGAAAAAGCACCGGATGAGGGAAATTTGAGGCGCGGCTGGACAACTGGAGCCTGTGCAACGGCCGCAACGAAAGCGGCGTTGAACGCTCTGGTTACATCGCACTTCCCGGACCCTGTTTCGATTGTTTTGCCCAAGGGTCAGGAGCCATCATTCGTGCTCGATTGCGAGACGCTGGAGGAAGATTATGCGGAGGCCGGAATCATCAAGGATGCCGGTGACGATCCAGATGTGACACACGGTGCGCTCATTCTGTCCAAGGTTCGTTTTGGTCCGGAAGGGGCTGGCGTACGCTTCTTTGCCGGTGAGGGCGTGGGTATGGTGACCCGGCCCGGACTGCCCATCGCGGTTGGCGAACCGGCCATCAACCCCGTGCCGCGCCAATTGATGTGCGAAGTGGTGCAGGCGTTGGCCGCCGAACACGACTTTGCACCCGATGTCGACATAACGATCTCCGTGCGCAATGGCGAGAAGCTGGCCAAACACACATGGAACCCGCGGCTCGGGATCGTCGGCGGCCTGTCCATACTGGGGACCACGGGGATTGTCGTGCCCTTTTCCTGCTCGGCCTGGATCCATTCGATTCAGCGCGGCATAGATGTAGCCCGCGCCGAAGGGCAGGGGCATGTGGCGGGTTGTACTGGTTCCACGTCGGAAAAGACCGTGCGCGGCCTCTTCGATCTGCCAGACTATGCCATGATCGACATGGGCGATTTCGTCGGTGGCATGCTGAAATATCTGCGCCGCAATCCGGTGGCGCGTGTGACCATCGGCGGCGGTTTTGCCAAGCTGACGAAACTGGCGCAAGGTCACATGGATCTGCACTCAGGCCGCAGTCAGGTCGACTTCGATTGGCTGGCCGACAGGATTGCCTCGCTCGGTGGCGACGCGGAGCTGGTGGCACAGACAAGACAGGCCAATACGGCTCTCGCCGTTCTGCAACTATGCGATGTCGCCGGGGTCAGTATCGTTCCCCTTGTGGCATCCGAAGCACAACGCGCCGCTTTCAGAATTCTCGGGCCTTGCGCCATTGCTCTCGATATTGTCGTAATTGCGAGGGATGGTACACTGCTCGGGCAGTCCGAGATTCTCACCTACGACCAACTGGAGCCTGCTCCATGA
- a CDS encoding precorrin-6A/cobalt-precorrin-6A reductase: protein MTKPRHILLLGGTAEARELLETLIKSTEHDVTYSLAGVLGSKAEEVLRSRMGFDSDHFQFRMGGFGGPEGLRHYMEEHDIDLLIDATHPYATVISRNAIEASKAGAVPLARYVRHEWTETPDDSWTVVDRLSEAAAALPSGVTAFLSVGRQSIAPFASRKDCRFVIRSIAEAEEHLFHSATFIQGMPGRSMEEEMTLFQEYGIDYLVTKNSGSGKASYKILAARELHIPVIMVKRPPLPDCPEFSELEAVLTWIDHAPEAH from the coding sequence ATGACGAAACCGCGCCATATTCTCCTTCTGGGTGGCACAGCCGAAGCCAGAGAGTTGCTGGAAACCCTGATCAAGTCGACGGAGCATGACGTCACCTATTCGCTGGCCGGCGTGCTCGGCAGCAAGGCCGAGGAAGTGCTGCGCAGTCGCATGGGGTTTGACAGCGACCATTTCCAGTTTCGCATGGGGGGCTTTGGTGGCCCCGAGGGGTTGCGGCACTATATGGAAGAACATGACATCGATTTGCTGATCGATGCGACCCACCCCTATGCAACAGTCATTTCACGCAATGCCATCGAAGCGTCGAAAGCGGGTGCCGTTCCGCTGGCTCGCTATGTGCGCCATGAATGGACCGAAACTCCCGATGACAGCTGGACGGTCGTCGACCGGCTTTCCGAGGCCGCCGCTGCGTTGCCTTCGGGCGTGACCGCCTTCCTGTCCGTCGGCCGCCAATCCATTGCGCCTTTTGCGAGCCGTAAGGATTGCAGATTCGTGATCCGCTCCATTGCCGAGGCCGAAGAGCATCTGTTCCATTCCGCAACCTTCATTCAGGGCATGCCCGGACGGTCGATGGAAGAAGAAATGACCCTGTTCCAGGAGTATGGCATCGACTATCTGGTGACCAAGAATTCCGGCTCCGGCAAGGCATCCTACAAGATCCTTGCTGCACGGGAGCTGCACATACCCGTCATCATGGTCAAGCGACCGCCGCTTCCCGATTGTCCCGAATTCAGCGAGCTGGAAGCCGTTCTGACCTGGATCGATCACGCACCGGAAGCACACTGA
- a CDS encoding cobyric acid synthase — translation MPAIMFQGTGSNVGKSMLVAGFCRYLKRQGYKVAPFKPQNMSNNAAVTAEGGEIGRAQALQALACGLEPSVHMNPVLLKPQSNVGSQVVVQGKVVGQMQARNYSQSKHSLLQSVMESYRILCDSADFVVVEGAGSASEVNLRKGDIANMGFAEAARLPVILIGDIDRGGVIASLVGTQQMLSASDNALIKGYVINKFRGDASLFTSGLDIITKQTGWPDFGILPWFDNAVRLPAEDSEDLGREGPANRSDKALKIAVPVLPRIANFDDLDALKSEPGIALTMVKRGETIPLDSDLVILPGSKSTIGDLLAMKSEGWDIDIKAIARRGGSVLGLCGGYQMLGKRIMDPEGVETEKGAVCEGLGLLDIETVMAGEKRTVQVSGAHIASGAPMHGYEIHVGRSDGPDRTRPIFMIDGKEEGAASPDGRIMGSYIHGLFNDDGFRAAFLGSLGHKASGHSYQQGVEMTLDALADHFTEHMDVEGLIRVASNGV, via the coding sequence ATGCCAGCCATCATGTTTCAGGGAACCGGGTCCAACGTCGGCAAATCGATGTTGGTCGCAGGCTTCTGTCGCTATCTCAAACGGCAGGGCTACAAAGTTGCCCCGTTCAAACCGCAGAACATGTCAAACAATGCGGCTGTGACGGCGGAAGGCGGCGAGATTGGCCGGGCACAGGCTTTGCAAGCTCTGGCCTGTGGGCTGGAACCGAGTGTACACATGAACCCGGTGCTGCTCAAACCACAGAGCAATGTTGGCAGTCAGGTGGTGGTGCAGGGCAAGGTGGTCGGCCAGATGCAGGCCCGCAACTACAGCCAGAGCAAGCATTCCTTGTTGCAATCAGTCATGGAATCCTATCGAATCCTCTGCGATAGCGCCGATTTCGTGGTTGTGGAGGGCGCGGGCAGCGCCTCCGAGGTCAATCTGCGCAAGGGCGACATTGCCAACATGGGGTTCGCCGAAGCGGCAAGGCTGCCGGTGATCCTGATTGGCGACATCGACCGGGGCGGCGTCATCGCTTCCCTCGTTGGCACCCAGCAGATGCTTTCAGCCTCCGACAATGCACTCATCAAGGGCTATGTGATCAACAAGTTCCGCGGCGACGCCTCGCTTTTCACCTCGGGCCTCGACATCATTACGAAGCAGACCGGCTGGCCGGATTTCGGCATTCTTCCGTGGTTTGACAATGCTGTGCGCCTGCCTGCCGAGGATAGCGAGGATCTGGGTCGCGAAGGGCCTGCCAATCGGTCGGACAAGGCTTTGAAAATCGCAGTGCCCGTCTTGCCGCGCATCGCCAATTTCGACGATCTCGATGCTCTCAAATCCGAACCCGGCATTGCGCTCACCATGGTCAAGCGCGGCGAAACAATCCCGCTCGACAGCGATCTGGTCATCTTGCCCGGATCGAAGTCGACCATTGGTGATCTGCTTGCCATGAAGAGCGAAGGCTGGGACATAGACATCAAGGCCATCGCAAGGCGTGGCGGCTCTGTGCTCGGGCTATGTGGTGGCTATCAGATGCTGGGCAAGCGCATCATGGACCCCGAAGGGGTCGAGACCGAAAAGGGCGCAGTTTGCGAAGGGCTGGGGCTACTCGATATCGAAACCGTCATGGCGGGCGAAAAACGGACGGTTCAGGTTTCCGGTGCGCATATCGCAAGCGGTGCGCCGATGCATGGCTATGAGATCCATGTCGGACGCAGCGATGGCCCCGACCGGACCCGGCCGATCTTCATGATCGACGGCAAGGAGGAGGGGGCGGCCTCTCCGGATGGCCGGATCATGGGCAGCTATATCCATGGTCTGTTCAACGACGACGGATTCCGTGCGGCCTTCCTTGGCTCTCTCGGCCACAAGGCTTCCGGCCATAGCTACCAGCAGGGAGTCGAAATGACCCTTGACGCACTGGCGGATCATTTCACCGAGCACATGGACGTCGAAGGACTGATCCGGGTGGCAAGCAACGGTGTCTGA